A region from the Algoriphagus machipongonensis genome encodes:
- a CDS encoding penicillin acylase family protein, translating into MKYISFLLALGITITLAIYVSKPIGPVPPIATLIDPNHGFWQNMISEDDLAETEVLLEGLNSPVQIVYDKNLIPHIFAQNEEDLYKAQGYVTAKHRLWQMEFQTRAAAGRLSEIVGDVALELDRMTRRKGLGYGAELGMDFLKESDPETLRYLEAYASGVNQYINSIGPGQLPVEYKILNYRPEEWTPYKSLLLLKYMSDMLVGDRDLEYSNLRKILGEQMLNKLYPDYPKDADPVIESDKVWEFEPLEIQKPDSLEYPDDLLSMKPLEQPLPGTGSNNWAVAPSKTKNGHPILANDPHLSLNLPSLWYAIQLTTPDYSVKGASLPGALGVISGFNENIAWGVTNATKDARDWYKITFQDEQRKAYKYGDQWRPTNFRIEEIKVKDQDAFLDTVVYTHYGPVVYDKSFRSERQDVNFALKWTVHMGSNEQKTFLLLNKATNHEDYNVALDNFTAPAQNFVFASKNGDIAMRIQGKFALKWPEQGKFFMDGADPRMEWQKFIPNEQNPSTLNPNRGFVASANQHPVASSYPYYVFDNSYEHYRNRRINGKLREMEDITVEDMKKLQFDDFYFQASEALPTMLNLLGGDYSKEGNTEKYIKQLKEWDYYADPNQKAPTLYYVWWGKLYNQIWQAWDDFGVSVVKPNSYQTIQLLKNEPNDSIFDLEKTQEIENAKSHVLKSFEMMVKEISDWEQNEGDYAWANFKQTSIQHLVPQFKSFSETNVYTGGGAGIVNATSERHGASWRMVVELGDKPTAFGIYPGGQSGNPGSKYYKNFIPVWAEGNYLDFNLRSQKDTTNLLYQTTLK; encoded by the coding sequence TCCGATTGCCACATTAATTGACCCGAACCATGGTTTTTGGCAAAATATGATTAGTGAGGATGATCTGGCTGAAACAGAAGTTCTATTGGAAGGATTGAATTCTCCAGTGCAAATTGTTTACGATAAAAACCTCATACCTCATATTTTCGCACAAAATGAGGAAGACCTCTACAAAGCTCAAGGATATGTTACAGCTAAACATCGCCTTTGGCAAATGGAGTTTCAAACAAGAGCTGCAGCGGGAAGGTTGTCTGAAATTGTAGGGGATGTAGCTTTAGAGCTGGACCGTATGACTCGTCGAAAAGGGCTTGGATACGGAGCCGAGCTTGGAATGGATTTTTTAAAAGAAAGTGATCCTGAAACATTAAGGTATTTGGAAGCTTATGCTTCAGGTGTAAACCAATACATTAATTCTATTGGTCCAGGACAATTGCCAGTAGAGTATAAAATATTGAATTATAGACCTGAAGAATGGACTCCTTACAAGTCTCTACTTTTGCTGAAATACATGTCAGATATGTTAGTTGGAGATAGGGATTTGGAGTATTCAAATCTCCGTAAAATCCTTGGAGAACAAATGCTGAACAAACTTTACCCTGATTATCCTAAAGATGCTGATCCTGTAATTGAGTCTGATAAAGTTTGGGAGTTTGAACCTTTGGAAATCCAAAAGCCAGACAGTCTTGAGTACCCCGATGATCTATTATCCATGAAGCCCTTGGAGCAACCCTTGCCAGGCACTGGATCTAATAACTGGGCTGTAGCACCTTCCAAAACCAAAAATGGTCATCCCATTTTAGCAAATGACCCTCATTTAAGTCTGAATCTGCCATCTCTTTGGTATGCAATTCAATTAACAACTCCAGATTACTCTGTAAAAGGAGCCTCTCTTCCAGGGGCTTTAGGGGTGATATCTGGATTCAATGAAAATATTGCCTGGGGTGTTACCAATGCTACCAAAGATGCTAGAGATTGGTATAAAATCACTTTTCAAGATGAGCAAAGAAAAGCATACAAATATGGAGACCAGTGGAGGCCAACTAATTTCCGCATTGAAGAAATAAAGGTAAAGGACCAAGATGCATTTTTGGACACGGTCGTTTATACTCATTATGGTCCCGTTGTTTATGACAAAAGCTTTAGATCAGAGAGACAGGATGTGAATTTTGCGCTAAAATGGACGGTTCATATGGGGTCAAATGAACAAAAGACATTTTTGTTGCTGAATAAGGCCACAAATCATGAGGACTATAATGTTGCTCTTGACAATTTTACGGCTCCAGCTCAGAATTTTGTTTTTGCTTCAAAAAATGGGGATATAGCTATGAGGATTCAAGGAAAATTCGCCCTGAAATGGCCTGAACAAGGGAAATTTTTTATGGATGGTGCTGATCCAAGAATGGAGTGGCAAAAGTTTATTCCAAATGAGCAAAACCCAAGCACTTTAAATCCGAATAGAGGTTTTGTTGCCTCTGCTAATCAACACCCTGTTGCGTCCAGCTATCCTTATTACGTATTTGATAATAGCTATGAGCATTATAGAAATAGAAGGATTAACGGAAAACTGAGGGAGATGGAAGATATCACTGTGGAGGATATGAAAAAGCTTCAATTCGATGATTTTTATTTTCAAGCTTCCGAAGCCTTGCCAACCATGCTGAATTTGCTAGGGGGTGATTATTCTAAAGAAGGAAATACAGAAAAGTATATAAAGCAATTGAAAGAATGGGATTACTATGCCGACCCTAATCAAAAGGCACCTACGCTTTATTATGTTTGGTGGGGGAAACTCTATAATCAAATTTGGCAAGCATGGGATGATTTTGGCGTTTCGGTAGTAAAGCCAAATAGTTATCAAACCATCCAACTATTAAAAAATGAGCCAAATGACTCTATTTTCGATTTAGAAAAAACGCAAGAAATCGAAAATGCCAAATCGCATGTTCTTAAGTCCTTTGAAATGATGGTGAAAGAAATTAGCGACTGGGAACAAAATGAGGGAGATTACGCTTGGGCAAATTTCAAACAAACTTCCATCCAACATCTGGTTCCTCAGTTTAAGTCATTTTCTGAAACTAATGTATATACCGGGGGAGGAGCGGGCATTGTAAATGCCACAAGTGAGAGGCATGGTGCAAGTTGGCGAATGGTGGTAGAACTGGGAGATAAGCCAACTGCTTTTGGGATTTACCCTGGAGGTCAGTCAGGCAACCCGGGTAGTAAATATTACAAGAACTTTATTCCAGTTTGGGCTGAAGGAAACTATTTGGATTTCAACCTAAGATCTCAAAAGGATACAACGAATCTACTTTACCAAACTACTTTAAAATAA
- a CDS encoding helix-turn-helix domain-containing protein — protein sequence MLESLITSKTRLRLLVKFFVNSNTHSHLRGLADEFGESTNAIRKELNNLTQAGILERHSDKNKIEYQANIKHPFFSNIQEIIRKYLGLDKLLEQILDRMGEVNQVILVGDMAKGIDSGKIDVIVSGDSLNSEYINHLTTRVEDLIERKVVFTLLGERVTSPGLVLFDKETGI from the coding sequence ATGCTTGAATCCTTAATTACTTCAAAAACACGATTAAGACTTTTGGTTAAGTTTTTTGTCAACTCCAATACGCACAGTCATTTGAGAGGATTGGCAGATGAATTTGGTGAGTCAACCAATGCCATTCGAAAAGAATTAAATAACCTAACTCAAGCGGGAATACTGGAAAGGCATTCTGATAAGAATAAAATTGAATACCAAGCAAATATTAAGCACCCATTCTTTTCTAATATCCAAGAAATCATTCGTAAGTATTTGGGCTTGGACAAATTGCTGGAGCAGATATTGGATAGAATGGGAGAAGTGAATCAAGTGATCTTGGTAGGTGATATGGCAAAAGGTATTGACTCTGGGAAAATTGATGTGATCGTATCAGGTGATAGTTTGAATAGTGAATACATCAATCACCTGACGACAAGGGTAGAAGACTTGATTGAAAGAAAAGTGGTATTCACCTTGCTTGGAGAGAGAGTGACTTCTCCAGGTTTGGTGTTGTTTGATAAAGAAACGGGAATATAA
- a CDS encoding SLBB domain-containing protein → MVNTENTYNPDLIKAVSYWDVFRKTGLVFLFFLISLIAQAQSLSDIQNLRVDDLSDAQLEQLLKRAEANGLTVNQLEALARERGMPAVEAAKLRQRINELQMTVTPQNGEVPVGSGRSVNGLDGRDMFDSIRRSDPYYDLTPTQKKIFGYKLFHNRELDFSPSLNLPTPQSYVIGADDQLLIDVYGASQQSFDLNVSPEGRVFLPNIGPIQVGGSTIEAATARIKSSLGRIYSGLNGSNPNTFLQVRLGNIRSIKVTMVGELTKPGTYTVPSFATVFNGLYAAGGPNENGAFRNIQVYRDNRLVATVDIYEFLSKGEQGSNITLQDNDVIIVPPVQARVEVIGPVRREGLFEVKPGEHLDDLYIYTGGFASLAYTDRVTIRRIDENQRKILDVSSDQFDSFSLEDGDEILIGEALDRFSNRVQITGAVNRPGEYSFDDGKLTVKGLLEKAQGVKPEAFTNRATLYRTSTDLTLGAETLDLKGILEGTADDIVLKNEDLLFIPSRYDIQEEYYVKISGEINSPGSYPFASQMTVGDLILRSGGLLESATNSSIEIARRVRNAAPGKMAEIKTISIDPNLQLTAEEKNLPLEPFDHVFIRRSPGFEREQIVSLQGEVVYPGEFAISTANERISDVIKRAGGLTNFAYPKGATLIRRTVYFKGPTEKELKEETLKEVQENLNPEKNRSINEAEGLLYERVSTKLSKAEQERMLKEQEKERNLLFESSSPRDTLFQDSTLNEVRISEQDLVGIDLEKIMANPGSKEDLFLMEGDIIQIPKELQTVRMVGEVLLPTTSRYDKKNSLKNYISKAGGFSEEARKSKTYVVYANGDAKRTHNFLGFHFYPELEPGAEIVVPKKPRRNRLNAAGWIGLASSLATLGILVDRLLQ, encoded by the coding sequence ATGGTAAATACTGAAAACACGTATAATCCTGACTTGATTAAAGCAGTTTCTTATTGGGATGTTTTTCGAAAGACTGGGCTGGTTTTTTTGTTTTTTCTAATAAGCTTAATAGCGCAGGCTCAGAGTTTATCTGATATTCAAAATCTTAGAGTAGACGATTTATCAGATGCTCAGCTAGAGCAATTGCTAAAAAGAGCTGAAGCAAATGGTTTGACTGTTAATCAGTTAGAGGCATTGGCAAGAGAAAGGGGCATGCCGGCAGTCGAAGCTGCTAAGCTTAGGCAGCGAATCAATGAATTGCAAATGACTGTGACTCCACAAAATGGAGAAGTTCCAGTTGGGTCAGGAAGATCGGTAAATGGGCTGGATGGCAGAGACATGTTTGATTCTATTCGAAGATCAGATCCATACTATGATCTCACTCCTACTCAAAAGAAGATTTTCGGCTATAAATTATTTCATAATAGAGAATTGGATTTTAGTCCGAGTCTAAATTTACCTACTCCACAATCTTATGTAATCGGTGCAGACGACCAATTATTAATTGATGTTTACGGTGCTTCCCAGCAGTCATTTGATTTAAATGTGTCCCCTGAAGGTAGAGTGTTTTTGCCCAATATTGGGCCAATTCAGGTGGGAGGTTCAACAATTGAGGCAGCTACTGCAAGGATAAAAAGTTCTTTAGGAAGAATTTATTCGGGTTTAAATGGATCTAACCCAAACACATTTCTTCAAGTTCGTCTAGGAAATATCAGGTCAATTAAGGTGACGATGGTTGGAGAGTTAACAAAACCCGGAACCTATACGGTACCATCATTTGCGACAGTATTCAATGGCTTATATGCAGCTGGAGGTCCAAATGAAAATGGCGCATTCCGGAATATCCAAGTTTATAGAGATAATAGATTGGTAGCCACAGTAGATATTTATGAGTTCTTATCTAAAGGGGAGCAAGGATCAAATATCACATTGCAGGATAATGATGTAATCATCGTACCTCCTGTGCAAGCAAGAGTAGAAGTGATTGGTCCTGTAAGGAGAGAAGGCTTATTTGAAGTTAAGCCGGGTGAGCATTTAGATGATTTATATATCTATACTGGGGGGTTTGCCAGTCTTGCCTATACGGATCGTGTGACCATTAGAAGGATTGATGAAAATCAACGCAAAATACTTGATGTTTCTTCAGATCAGTTTGATAGCTTTTCCCTTGAAGATGGAGATGAAATATTAATTGGAGAAGCCTTAGATCGATTTAGCAACAGGGTTCAGATTACTGGTGCGGTAAATCGTCCTGGAGAGTATTCATTTGACGACGGTAAGCTCACGGTAAAAGGTCTATTGGAAAAAGCTCAAGGAGTCAAGCCTGAAGCTTTTACGAATAGAGCTACACTATATAGAACCAGTACAGATTTAACCTTGGGTGCAGAAACTTTAGATCTAAAAGGAATCTTAGAAGGTACAGCTGATGATATTGTTCTGAAAAATGAGGATTTATTATTCATTCCTAGCAGATATGATATTCAAGAAGAATACTATGTTAAAATCTCAGGTGAAATAAATTCTCCAGGATCTTACCCCTTTGCATCTCAAATGACTGTGGGAGATCTCATTTTGAGATCTGGAGGTTTGTTAGAATCTGCTACAAATTCTTCTATTGAAATAGCCAGAAGAGTTAGGAATGCAGCTCCAGGAAAAATGGCTGAAATCAAAACCATTTCCATTGACCCAAACCTTCAATTGACGGCAGAAGAGAAAAATTTACCTTTAGAACCTTTTGATCATGTTTTCATTAGAAGGAGCCCAGGATTTGAAAGAGAACAAATAGTATCCCTTCAGGGTGAAGTTGTTTATCCAGGTGAGTTTGCCATATCAACGGCAAATGAGAGAATTTCAGATGTGATAAAAAGAGCTGGGGGACTTACAAATTTTGCCTATCCTAAGGGAGCGACTTTGATCCGGAGAACAGTATATTTTAAGGGGCCTACAGAAAAGGAATTGAAAGAGGAAACTTTAAAAGAAGTTCAGGAAAATCTTAATCCTGAAAAAAATAGAAGCATCAATGAAGCAGAGGGTCTTTTATATGAAAGAGTTTCGACAAAGCTTTCAAAAGCGGAACAGGAAAGAATGTTAAAAGAACAGGAAAAAGAACGCAATTTACTTTTCGAATCTTCCAGTCCACGTGATACTTTATTTCAAGACTCGACTTTGAATGAAGTTAGGATTTCTGAACAGGATCTGGTGGGTATAGACTTAGAAAAAATAATGGCAAATCCTGGCTCTAAAGAAGATTTGTTTTTGATGGAAGGAGACATTATTCAGATTCCTAAAGAATTACAGACTGTAAGAATGGTTGGTGAGGTGCTTTTACCTACCACCAGTAGATACGATAAGAAAAACAGTCTAAAAAACTACATTTCAAAAGCGGGTGGCTTCTCTGAAGAGGCAAGAAAATCTAAAACCTATGTGGTTTATGCCAATGGTGATGCCAAGAGAACTCACAATTTCCTAGGTTTTCATTTCTATCCAGAGTTGGAGCCAGGAGCTGAAATTGTAGTACCCAAAAAACCCAGAAGAAATAGACTTAATGCAGCAGGCTGGATAGGGTTAGCCTCTAGTTTAGCCACACTTGGGATCCTTGTGGATCGATTATTACAATAA
- a CDS encoding UDP-glucose dehydrogenase family protein, whose product MKIAVVGTGYVGLVSGACFADVGIEVTCVDIDQKKIEKLKNGIMPIYEPGLEEIVVRNYKSGRLNFSTDLGEAIQGASVAFIAVGTPPGEDGSADLKYVLAVADEIGQKMTDYIVVATKSTVPVTTGEKVRGAIKNALDKRGSDLPFAVASNPEFLKEGAAVEDFLKPDRIVIGVDDERAEEIMKRLYKPFQLSGERIIYMDIPSAEMTKYAANSMLATKISFMNDIANLCEKVGADANMVRKGIGSDPRIGNKFIYPGVGYGGSCFPKDVKAIIKTAKQYGYDLRVLQAVEDVNDDQKHVLANKVKAHFGEDLSGMTFAMWGLSFKPNTDDMREAPAGVIIDELRAAGATVKAYDPVAMEEAKEHYLFDKVTYCNDAYDALVDADALLLVTEWSEFRIPSWEVVGKLLKNKLIFDGRNIYDKKYLKTLGFEVYNIGTK is encoded by the coding sequence ATGAAAATCGCAGTAGTAGGTACGGGTTATGTTGGCTTGGTATCTGGAGCATGTTTTGCTGATGTAGGGATCGAAGTGACATGTGTCGATATCGATCAGAAAAAAATCGAAAAGCTTAAAAATGGCATTATGCCGATATACGAACCAGGTTTGGAAGAAATTGTGGTTCGAAACTATAAGAGCGGAAGATTAAATTTTAGCACTGACTTAGGTGAGGCAATCCAAGGGGCCTCAGTAGCTTTTATTGCAGTAGGTACACCTCCTGGTGAAGACGGCTCTGCAGACCTTAAGTATGTACTGGCTGTAGCCGATGAAATTGGTCAAAAGATGACGGATTACATCGTAGTGGCGACAAAGAGTACTGTCCCGGTTACCACTGGTGAGAAAGTTAGAGGTGCAATTAAAAATGCCTTAGATAAAAGAGGTTCAGACCTTCCTTTTGCTGTAGCTTCTAATCCGGAATTCTTGAAAGAAGGAGCTGCGGTAGAGGATTTCTTAAAGCCTGATAGAATTGTAATCGGTGTTGATGATGAAAGAGCTGAAGAAATCATGAAGCGATTATATAAGCCATTTCAATTAAGTGGAGAGCGAATTATCTACATGGATATTCCTTCTGCTGAAATGACGAAATATGCCGCAAATTCTATGTTGGCAACTAAAATTTCTTTCATGAATGACATCGCAAACCTATGTGAAAAAGTAGGGGCAGACGCCAATATGGTTAGGAAGGGAATTGGATCAGATCCTAGAATTGGGAATAAGTTCATCTATCCTGGGGTAGGCTATGGAGGTTCTTGTTTTCCTAAAGATGTGAAAGCAATCATCAAAACTGCCAAGCAATATGGATATGACTTAAGAGTTCTTCAAGCTGTGGAAGATGTTAATGATGATCAAAAACATGTGTTGGCAAATAAGGTTAAAGCACATTTCGGTGAGGATTTATCGGGTATGACATTTGCAATGTGGGGACTTAGCTTCAAACCAAATACAGATGACATGAGAGAAGCACCTGCGGGTGTGATTATCGATGAATTAAGGGCTGCTGGTGCCACTGTAAAAGCTTATGATCCTGTAGCAATGGAAGAAGCAAAAGAGCATTATCTTTTTGATAAGGTAACGTATTGCAATGACGCATATGATGCTTTAGTTGATGCAGATGCCCTTCTTTTGGTGACAGAGTGGTCGGAGTTTAGGATTCCTAGCTGGGAAGTTGTCGGAAAGCTGTTGAAGAATAAATTAATCTTTGACGGAAGAAATATTTATGATAAAAAATATTTGAAAACCTTAGGTTTTGAGGTTTACAATATTGGAACTAAGTAA
- a CDS encoding acetyltransferase, with amino-acid sequence MVVLGAGGHGLEVKASLIQMGIPQSEIYFFDDNLEKKNNHPDGESLILGEKKLKEVLQKDSRFVLGVGNPLFRKALFEKSIALGGTHIGVKGEFIINQSYSKHIFDLFPYVFLGPETRVGKGVLINTRAHVHHDCEVGDFSEIGPGAMLLGGSKIGTLCRIGAGAVILPGVTIGDRVVVGAGAVVTKDQGDARTLVGIPARIKSIDSFKDKSST; translated from the coding sequence ATGGTTGTTTTAGGTGCTGGAGGACATGGGTTAGAGGTTAAGGCTTCTTTGATTCAGATGGGGATTCCCCAGTCTGAAATTTATTTTTTTGATGATAATTTAGAAAAAAAGAATAATCATCCTGATGGAGAGTCATTGATATTAGGTGAGAAAAAATTAAAAGAAGTTTTACAGAAAGACTCTCGATTTGTTTTAGGGGTAGGAAATCCATTGTTTCGGAAGGCGCTCTTTGAGAAATCCATTGCTTTAGGAGGTACTCATATTGGAGTAAAAGGTGAATTCATAATCAACCAGAGTTATTCCAAACATATTTTTGATCTTTTTCCTTATGTTTTTTTGGGCCCTGAAACAAGGGTAGGGAAAGGAGTTTTGATCAATACTAGGGCCCATGTACACCATGACTGTGAGGTTGGAGATTTTAGTGAAATAGGTCCCGGAGCAATGTTATTGGGAGGGTCTAAAATTGGGACACTCTGCAGAATTGGAGCAGGTGCAGTTATTCTTCCGGGTGTAACTATAGGTGATCGAGTAGTGGTTGGAGCAGGAGCCGTAGTTACTAAGGATCAAGGTGATGCTAGAACATTAGTTGGGATTCCTGCTAGAATAAAATCAATCGATAGTTTCAAGGACAAAAGCTCAACATAA
- a CDS encoding lipopolysaccharide biosynthesis protein, with amino-acid sequence MKSHKKSILSGVFWNSVQVVVNKSFSFIIKLVLARLLFPDEFGLVGMALVFTSFIEVFNDLGFGAALVQKKDSKLSPEHFDTAFWTGVGWSFIMYLFMVFVVSPFAADFYEEPVLEKIIPVLSLGILSSPINLVHKSILLKSLNFKKIAFIENASSITSGVLSLILAFSGAGVWSLVFNSLATFIIAIPLYFKATNWFPKIRWSEKAFKDIFGFGIYTTGTNLSNNLINKADYLLIGKVLSASSLGAYTLAFVLTDTFRSQLMSVMNKVMYPIYGKAQDDKDSIKRYYLNVVKYNSLIINPIMAVLFVLASPIIINLFGEKWIETIIPLKIISLSVIFHMMVNSNTVLIRGMGKVKLEFMIQFLKSVFIFLPAIAFGVFYYGLIGAAYAILFNKIMSVLIAQIYLKKLVGIDYKDLFESLKVTLAGIIVSIGLGLFLFQVLGLSFIFCGIFMLASYAGIVWLFIGNELKNQYKEIRLSKSVSYK; translated from the coding sequence TTGAAAAGTCATAAGAAAAGTATTTTATCTGGTGTATTCTGGAATTCTGTTCAAGTTGTAGTGAACAAGTCTTTCAGTTTCATCATTAAGCTTGTTCTAGCGAGATTATTATTTCCAGATGAGTTTGGGTTGGTTGGAATGGCTTTGGTCTTTACTAGTTTCATTGAAGTATTCAATGATCTTGGCTTTGGTGCCGCACTAGTTCAAAAAAAGGATTCCAAACTTTCACCTGAGCATTTTGATACAGCTTTTTGGACAGGGGTTGGCTGGTCATTTATCATGTATTTATTTATGGTTTTTGTGGTAAGTCCTTTTGCTGCAGATTTTTATGAGGAACCTGTTCTAGAAAAAATTATACCTGTTCTCTCGCTTGGGATTTTATCAAGCCCAATTAACTTAGTTCATAAATCTATTTTATTAAAGTCTTTAAATTTTAAAAAAATAGCATTTATAGAAAATGCTTCATCTATCACCTCAGGTGTATTATCTCTGATATTGGCATTTAGCGGAGCTGGAGTTTGGTCTTTGGTTTTTAATTCACTAGCTACATTTATCATTGCAATCCCTCTATACTTCAAAGCAACGAATTGGTTTCCGAAAATCAGATGGTCTGAAAAAGCCTTTAAAGATATTTTCGGTTTCGGTATTTATACTACAGGTACAAACCTTTCAAATAACTTGATAAACAAAGCCGATTATTTATTGATTGGTAAGGTGCTTAGCGCAAGTTCTTTGGGAGCTTATACTTTAGCATTTGTATTGACAGATACTTTTAGGAGTCAGTTGATGTCAGTCATGAATAAAGTTATGTATCCGATCTATGGTAAGGCGCAAGATGATAAAGACTCAATAAAGCGATATTATTTAAATGTGGTGAAATATAATAGCTTGATAATAAACCCAATTATGGCTGTATTATTTGTCCTTGCTTCACCCATTATTATCAATTTATTTGGGGAAAAATGGATAGAAACTATAATCCCTTTAAAAATAATTTCCCTTTCCGTAATTTTTCACATGATGGTCAATAGCAATACTGTGCTAATCAGAGGAATGGGAAAAGTAAAGTTGGAATTTATGATTCAATTTTTAAAATCAGTTTTTATTTTTCTTCCAGCTATTGCTTTTGGTGTTTTCTATTATGGCTTGATTGGTGCTGCGTATGCAATTTTGTTCAACAAAATAATGAGCGTATTAATTGCCCAAATTTATCTCAAAAAATTAGTAGGGATTGATTACAAAGATTTGTTTGAATCGTTAAAAGTAACTTTGGCAGGTATCATTGTATCCATTGGCCTTGGGTTATTTTTATTCCAGGTATTGGGTCTAAGCTTTATTTTTTGTGGAATTTTTATGCTCGCCTCATATGCTGGAATAGTTTGGTTGTTCATTGGTAATGAACTTAAAAACCAATACAAAGAAATAAGATTAAGTAAATCAGTTTCGTATAAATGA
- a CDS encoding nitroreductase family protein: MIGKVIRRIRSEKDKLVKKKMPFWFYKSRFWSGIYYAIFHSGFQREAKAVLAGKVKHLRDSQYDKANYFMLVRNTHRLEKGLLMRPRRDVFAVEYLRETVDCYLGVMAKSKEKKHGNQVKWFTDVISEYFEVVKSHPIVDKEKERFLTFRNTLKKNEVCEEASIPYHRVLENYSTISYDEFHKLNKQRRSVRWFLDKPVPRELIDKAILSAIQAPSACNRQPFTFRVFDQKDLVEEAVKFPMGTKGYAHSIQTFIVVVGHLDAYFDERDRHLIYIDASLANMSLMLALETLGLSSCPINWPDIEEREQKISNFLKLNEFDRPVMCIGVGYPDPDGKVAFSEKRELDMIRKYN, from the coding sequence ATGATAGGAAAAGTCATTAGGAGGATCAGGTCCGAAAAAGACAAATTGGTCAAGAAGAAAATGCCATTCTGGTTTTATAAATCCAGATTTTGGTCTGGGATTTATTATGCGATTTTCCACTCAGGATTCCAGAGAGAAGCAAAAGCAGTATTGGCAGGAAAGGTAAAACACTTGCGTGATTCCCAATATGATAAGGCAAACTATTTTATGCTTGTTCGAAATACTCATCGATTGGAAAAAGGACTTTTGATGAGGCCTAGAAGAGATGTTTTTGCTGTTGAATACCTTAGAGAAACTGTGGATTGCTATTTAGGTGTTATGGCTAAGTCAAAAGAAAAGAAACATGGAAATCAAGTTAAATGGTTTACAGATGTTATTTCCGAGTATTTTGAGGTAGTAAAATCTCATCCGATTGTGGATAAAGAGAAAGAGCGGTTTTTAACTTTTAGAAATACACTCAAAAAAAACGAGGTATGTGAAGAGGCTTCAATACCATATCATCGGGTTTTAGAGAATTATTCTACGATTTCTTACGATGAGTTCCATAAATTAAATAAACAAAGAAGATCAGTCCGTTGGTTTTTGGATAAGCCAGTTCCTAGGGAATTGATTGATAAAGCAATTTTATCTGCGATACAAGCACCAAGTGCCTGTAATAGGCAACCCTTTACCTTTAGGGTATTTGATCAAAAAGATTTGGTTGAGGAAGCAGTGAAGTTTCCAATGGGAACAAAAGGGTACGCACATTCTATTCAGACATTTATAGTGGTTGTAGGACATTTGGATGCATATTTTGATGAAAGAGATAGACATCTTATATACATCGACGCTTCTCTTGCTAATATGTCATTAATGTTGGCACTAGAGACTTTAGGTCTTTCTAGCTGTCCAATCAACTGGCCAGACATTGAAGAGAGAGAACAAAAGATTTCAAATTTTTTAAAGTTGAATGAATTTGATAGGCCAGTGATGTGTATTGGGGTTGGATATCCAGACCCTGATGGAAAAGTTGCTTTTTCAGAAAAAAGAGAATTGGATATGATAAGGAAATACAATTAA